The proteins below come from a single Ignavibacteriales bacterium genomic window:
- the groL gene encoding chaperonin GroEL (60 kDa chaperone family; promotes refolding of misfolded polypeptides especially under stressful conditions; forms two stacked rings of heptamers to form a barrel-shaped 14mer; ends can be capped by GroES; misfolded proteins enter the barrel where they are refolded when GroES binds) has product MAAKIVEYSSDARSALKAGVDKLANAVKVTLGPKGRNVIIDKKFGAPTVTKDGVSVAKEIELENPVENMGAQMVREVASKTSDVAGDGTTTATVLAQAIYREGLKNVTAGANPMDLKRGIDLAVIKVIEYLKASSKEVGGREEIAQVGSISANNDKTIGNLIADAMEKVGKDGVITVEESKSAETSLEVVEGMQFDRGYLSPYFVTNSESMEANLEDAYILIHDKKISAMKDLLPILEKIAQAGKQLLIIAEDLEGEALATLVVNKLRGTLKVCAVKAPGFGDRRKAMLEDIAVLTNGTVISEERGFKLENATLDYLGKAKKINIDKDNTTVVEGAGKSDDIKKRINEIKAQIEKTTSDYDKEKLQERLAKLSGGVAVLKIGAATEVEMKEKKARVEDALHATRAAVEEGIIAGGGVSMVRAIASLDKLKGENPDQNTGIKIIAKALEEPLKQIAANAGFEGAVVLNKVLEGKGDFGFNAATEVYENLIKSGVIDPTKVARTALENAASVSALLLTTEAVIYEKKEDKEPMPAMPHGGGMDGMY; this is encoded by the coding sequence ATGGCAGCAAAAATAGTTGAATACAGCTCTGATGCAAGAAGCGCCCTTAAAGCTGGCGTAGATAAACTTGCAAACGCTGTTAAAGTTACACTTGGACCTAAAGGAAGAAATGTAATTATTGATAAAAAATTCGGCGCACCAACTGTTACAAAAGACGGTGTTAGCGTTGCAAAAGAAATCGAACTTGAAAACCCGGTTGAGAATATGGGCGCTCAGATGGTTCGCGAAGTTGCTTCGAAAACAAGTGATGTAGCAGGTGACGGAACAACAACCGCTACAGTTCTTGCTCAAGCAATTTACCGTGAAGGATTAAAAAACGTAACCGCCGGCGCTAATCCGATGGATCTGAAACGCGGTATCGATTTAGCAGTAATCAAAGTGATTGAATATTTGAAAGCCAGCAGTAAAGAAGTTGGCGGAAGAGAAGAAATTGCTCAAGTTGGTTCTATCTCTGCTAACAACGATAAAACAATCGGTAATTTGATCGCGGACGCAATGGAAAAAGTTGGTAAAGACGGTGTTATCACTGTTGAAGAAAGTAAATCTGCTGAAACAAGTTTGGAAGTTGTTGAAGGGATGCAATTCGACCGCGGTTATCTATCTCCTTACTTTGTTACAAATTCAGAATCAATGGAAGCTAATTTAGAAGACGCTTACATTTTAATTCATGATAAAAAAATCTCCGCAATGAAAGATCTTCTCCCGATTTTAGAGAAAATAGCTCAAGCAGGAAAACAGCTATTAATTATTGCCGAAGATCTTGAAGGTGAAGCTCTTGCAACATTAGTGGTTAATAAATTACGCGGTACATTAAAAGTTTGCGCTGTTAAAGCTCCCGGATTCGGCGACAGAAGAAAAGCTATGTTGGAAGATATTGCTGTTCTTACAAACGGAACAGTTATCTCCGAAGAACGCGGCTTTAAACTTGAGAATGCTACATTGGACTATCTTGGTAAAGCTAAAAAGATCAATATCGATAAAGATAACACAACTGTTGTTGAAGGCGCTGGCAAATCTGATGATATAAAAAAACGTATCAATGAAATCAAGGCTCAGATTGAAAAGACAACATCTGATTATGATAAAGAAAAACTACAGGAGAGACTTGCAAAACTTTCCGGCGGTGTTGCAGTATTGAAAATAGGCGCAGCAACAGAAGTTGAAATGAAAGAGAAAAAAGCTCGTGTTGAAGATGCTCTTCATGCAACTCGTGCAGCAGTTGAAGAAGGAATTATTGCCGGCGGTGGAGTTTCAATGGTAAGAGCAATTGCTTCCTTAGATAAACTCAAAGGCGAGAATCCAGATCAGAATACAGGTATTAAGATAATTGCTAAAGCTCTTGAAGAACCGTTAAAACAAATTGCCGCTAATGCTGGTTTTGAAGGCGCAGTTGTTTTGAACAAAGTCCTTGAAGGCAAAGGTGATTTTGGATTCAATGCCGCAACAGAAGTTTATGAAAACTTGATTAAGAGCGGTGTAATTGATCCGACAAAAGTTGCAAGAACAGCTCTTGAAAATGCTGCATCAGTTTCTGCACTATTGCTTACGACCGAAGCGGTTATTTACGAAAAGAAAGAAGATAAAGAACCGATGCCTGCTATGCCTCACGGCGGTGGTATGGACGGAATGTATTGA
- the purB gene encoding adenylosuccinate lyase, with protein MIERYTLPEMGKIWNDQFKLETWLKIEILACEARAEMGEVSKDDWELIKSKADFNLKRVLEIEETTKHDVIAFLTNVAEYVGPASRHIHYGMTSSDVLDTALAYQMKSAGELLLKKLTELKNVLQRRAVEHKKTICVGRSHGIHAEAYSMGLKFALWFEEAKRNISRLENAVQSISTGKISGAVGTFEHLSPKVEEYVCSKLGLKPEPVATQVVQRDRHAEFLTVIAIIGSSLEKIAIEVRHLQRTEVLEAEEYFSKGQKGSSAMPHKRNPIVSERITGISRLLRSNSMAALENVALWHERDISHSSVERIIIPDSCIALDYALNLAIKLVDRLIIYPENMIKNLNLTRGLIFSQAVLLKLTEKGMTREDAYEIVQKSAMVVWGDQSKNLKDELSKSAKVKNFFDQQDLDDMFDNGKLLKNIDYIFARSVDLQ; from the coding sequence ATGATTGAACGCTACACTTTGCCCGAGATGGGAAAAATTTGGAACGATCAATTTAAATTGGAAACGTGGTTAAAGATTGAGATTCTCGCATGTGAAGCTAGAGCAGAAATGGGTGAAGTGTCTAAAGATGATTGGGAACTGATTAAGTCTAAAGCCGATTTTAATCTGAAGCGTGTTCTTGAAATTGAAGAAACCACCAAACATGATGTGATAGCATTTCTAACAAACGTCGCCGAATATGTCGGTCCAGCGTCACGACATATTCATTACGGAATGACTTCATCGGATGTTCTTGATACAGCACTCGCCTATCAAATGAAATCTGCCGGTGAATTACTTCTGAAAAAATTAACCGAATTAAAGAATGTTTTGCAAAGAAGAGCTGTTGAACATAAGAAAACTATTTGTGTTGGAAGAAGTCATGGAATTCACGCCGAAGCGTATTCCATGGGATTAAAGTTCGCACTCTGGTTTGAGGAAGCTAAAAGAAATATATCCCGTTTGGAAAATGCTGTACAATCGATAAGCACGGGCAAAATTTCCGGAGCGGTTGGAACATTTGAACATCTTTCTCCTAAAGTGGAAGAATATGTTTGTTCTAAACTTGGTTTGAAACCGGAACCGGTTGCTACTCAAGTTGTTCAGAGAGACCGTCATGCAGAATTTTTAACAGTAATCGCAATCATCGGTTCTTCACTTGAAAAAATTGCGATTGAAGTCCGTCATTTGCAAAGAACCGAAGTGCTTGAAGCGGAAGAATATTTTTCGAAAGGACAAAAAGGCTCTTCCGCAATGCCGCATAAAAGGAATCCGATTGTGAGCGAAAGAATTACCGGTATTTCTCGATTGTTACGAAGTAATTCAATGGCTGCTCTGGAGAATGTTGCGCTCTGGCATGAACGAGATATTTCGCATTCTTCAGTTGAACGTATCATAATTCCGGATAGTTGTATTGCACTTGATTATGCTTTGAACCTTGCCATAAAACTTGTTGATAGACTGATCATCTATCCAGAGAACATGATAAAAAATCTAAATCTAACCAGAGGATTAATTTTCTCTCAGGCAGTTCTCCTGAAGCTGACGGAGAAAGGAATGACACGAGAAGATGCTTATGAGATAGTTCAAAAATCTGCCATGGTTGTTTGGGGAGATCAATCGAAGAATTTGAAGGATGAGCTCTCAAAATCAGCGAAGGTGAAAAACTTTTTCGATCAACAAGATTTAGATGACATGTTCGATAACGGCAAGCTTCTTAAAAATATAGACTATATCTTTGCCCGTTCGGTTGATCTCCAATAA
- a CDS encoding SDR family oxidoreductase: MKNKIAVVTGGAGFLGSHLCDRLIKEGMKVICLDNLLTGRIENIQHLIANENFQFLKIDVTNYLHIPGEINFILHFASPASPIDYLKYPIQTLKVGSLGTHKALGLAKEKGATFLLASTSEVYGDPLIHPQSEDYWGNVNPVGPRGVYDEAKRFAEALTMAYHRYHGLDTRIVRIFNTYGTRMRLDDGRALPAFISQALNGQDLTVFGDGSQTRSFCYVSDLIDGIFKLLLSNENMPVNIGNPHEITIEDFANEVIRLTNSKSKIIYQELPVDDPKVRQPDITRAKEILGWEPKVSREEGLKITIAYFKKE; the protein is encoded by the coding sequence ATGAAAAATAAAATTGCTGTTGTTACCGGCGGTGCCGGCTTTTTAGGGTCTCATCTTTGTGATCGATTAATTAAAGAAGGAATGAAAGTAATTTGTCTTGATAACCTATTAACAGGCCGTATTGAAAATATACAGCATCTAATTGCAAACGAAAATTTCCAATTCCTAAAAATCGACGTTACAAATTATCTCCATATCCCGGGTGAAATAAATTTTATTCTTCACTTTGCTTCACCAGCAAGCCCAATTGATTATCTCAAATATCCAATTCAAACTTTGAAAGTTGGATCTCTTGGAACACATAAGGCTTTGGGATTAGCCAAAGAAAAAGGAGCAACATTCTTGTTAGCAAGTACGTCGGAGGTTTATGGCGATCCCTTAATTCACCCGCAGAGTGAAGATTATTGGGGTAATGTAAATCCGGTTGGTCCTCGCGGAGTTTATGACGAAGCGAAACGATTTGCAGAAGCGCTTACAATGGCTTATCATCGCTACCATGGACTTGATACACGAATAGTAAGAATATTCAATACTTACGGAACAAGAATGCGTCTAGATGATGGACGTGCGCTTCCTGCATTCATTTCACAAGCTCTCAATGGCCAAGATCTGACTGTTTTTGGTGACGGTTCTCAGACTAGAAGTTTTTGTTATGTAAGTGATCTGATCGACGGGATCTTCAAATTATTATTATCGAATGAGAATATGCCTGTTAATATTGGTAATCCTCACGAAATTACGATTGAAGATTTTGCAAATGAAGTTATCCGTTTAACAAATTCAAAAAGTAAAATTATTTACCAGGAATTACCGGTTGATGATCCGAAGGTTCGCCAACCCGATATTACACGTGCAAAAGAAATTTTAGGGTGGGAGCCAAAAGTGAGTAGGGAAGAAGGGCTTAAAATTACAATCGCTTATTTCAAAAAGGAATAA
- a CDS encoding class I SAM-dependent methyltransferase has protein sequence MKEWFKDWFSSEEYLDVYQHRDTDDAQKLLELIIKVTRLNKNASILDAACGAGRHSINLALRGFAVTGFDLSKSLLKKAKSDSALQKIEVDLFCADIRKICLQKKFDLILNLFTSFGYFTSDDENFRFAKTAYNLLNEKSYYVLDYLNSDYVIKNLVPETINETGNKRVVELRRIENGRVVKEILIQNGTTKDTYLESVQLYSKEKIISEFEKIGFTIEKFFGDYNGSEFNENTSHRLILFFKR, from the coding sequence ATGAAAGAATGGTTTAAGGATTGGTTCAGTTCCGAAGAATATCTGGATGTTTATCAACATCGAGATACCGATGACGCACAAAAGTTATTAGAATTAATTATCAAAGTAACACGTTTAAACAAAAATGCTTCAATTCTTGATGCGGCATGCGGAGCCGGAAGACATTCAATAAACCTTGCATTAAGAGGATTTGCTGTTACGGGATTCGATTTAAGTAAATCTCTTCTTAAAAAAGCTAAATCAGATTCTGCACTGCAAAAAATTGAAGTTGATTTATTTTGCGCGGACATTAGAAAAATATGTTTGCAGAAAAAATTTGATCTGATCCTAAATTTATTCACAAGTTTTGGTTACTTTACTAGCGATGATGAAAACTTTCGTTTTGCAAAAACAGCATATAATTTGCTAAATGAAAAAAGCTATTATGTTCTAGATTATTTGAATTCGGATTATGTTATAAAGAACCTGGTACCGGAAACAATTAACGAAACTGGGAATAAAAGAGTTGTAGAACTGCGAAGAATTGAGAATGGACGGGTAGTAAAAGAAATTCTAATTCAAAATGGAACAACAAAAGATACTTATCTGGAATCCGTCCAACTATATTCCAAGGAAAAGATAATCTCTGAGTTTGAGAAAATTGGATTTACAATTGAGAAATTCTTTGGTGATTATAATGGTTCGGAATTCAATGAAAATACATCTCATAGATTAATTCTTTTTTTTAAGCGATGA
- a CDS encoding polysaccharide biosynthesis tyrosine autokinase has product MINNQTSSPILQESHTLRDYINLVRLNFVPILLISLTGLLVAIIYAVNAPNIYKSTTVIKLSKPQGNILSGSLIPEFQDFGSDRFIANEIEVLKSHHLKERVSNSLIDSFKISSNKKNYALIIDENLTSKSGSLVLEPVESIVKMLTSRVSIDQKRGLDIVEISAESTSPYEAAVMANSYASAYKEINLAYNRQQLTVIKNFLAGQRDEKLASLANVEETMKNFQEQRGIVQLPEQAKALITESSDIQAKMNAAKIDMTISEKTLNNYKDELKKRDPTLTAYIENLATEPYIKKLQEQIGALTIQRDRAMANPNSNSQKLVKEADANISELRDKLNSQLSVFRAGVLASTPEEIKDLTRKVLDEEVKYQALSASYKKMNEIVGDYDKKMNQLPTSTIDLARLQREQSANEKLYLQVEERYQEAIINEQSVPGNALIIDAGLVPLSPAKPNRLLIVLIGLILGIGMGVGFAFVKNYLDNTVKTPEDISNRNINVLAWVPQIEGVESGNKDFEFIVAKKPDASASEAYRALRTRIKFSKLDKEALKTILVTSATSQEGKTTTSINLAGSFAQANFKTIIIDADLRKPRIHTVFNQKRFPGFSDYFFGQASFSEILRKSEINNLDFITAGTIPPNPSEILGSTQMESFLEKLKNEYDYVIIDSPPVIAVTDSEIMSSMVDGTLLVVSANNTEIELMEKAVQLLSHDRSSFIGVVLNNFTYRSGYGSYYKYYYYYSRPTTSSKKTRIKA; this is encoded by the coding sequence GTGATAAATAACCAAACGAGTTCCCCAATATTACAAGAGTCTCATACACTCCGAGACTATATTAATTTGGTTCGATTAAATTTTGTACCGATTCTATTGATAAGTTTAACTGGATTGTTAGTTGCTATAATATATGCGGTCAATGCACCTAACATTTATAAATCAACTACTGTCATTAAATTATCAAAACCGCAAGGGAATATTCTCTCTGGTTCTCTTATTCCCGAGTTTCAAGATTTTGGAAGCGACCGTTTCATTGCAAATGAAATTGAAGTATTAAAAAGTCACCATCTTAAGGAAAGAGTTAGTAATTCTCTAATAGATAGTTTTAAAATAAGTTCTAACAAAAAGAACTATGCTCTTATTATTGATGAAAACTTAACTTCCAAGTCAGGTTCACTTGTACTTGAACCAGTTGAATCAATTGTGAAGATGTTAACTTCAAGAGTGTCAATTGATCAAAAACGCGGACTAGATATTGTTGAAATTTCTGCAGAATCCACTTCACCTTATGAAGCGGCAGTAATGGCGAATAGTTATGCTTCAGCCTACAAGGAGATCAATCTTGCTTATAATAGACAACAGTTAACCGTAATCAAAAATTTTCTTGCAGGACAACGGGACGAAAAATTAGCATCCTTAGCCAACGTTGAAGAAACGATGAAAAATTTTCAAGAACAACGCGGTATTGTGCAATTGCCGGAACAAGCTAAAGCTCTAATCACGGAATCGTCGGATATTCAGGCTAAAATGAACGCAGCCAAAATTGATATGACCATCTCTGAAAAAACGCTTAACAATTATAAAGATGAGTTGAAAAAACGGGATCCAACTTTAACTGCATATATAGAAAATTTAGCAACCGAGCCATACATCAAAAAATTACAAGAACAGATTGGCGCTTTAACGATTCAAAGAGATAGGGCAATGGCCAACCCGAACAGCAATTCTCAAAAATTGGTTAAAGAAGCCGATGCTAATATTAGCGAGTTAAGAGACAAACTAAATAGTCAGTTATCGGTTTTTCGTGCCGGTGTTCTTGCATCAACTCCTGAAGAAATAAAAGACTTAACAAGAAAAGTATTGGATGAAGAAGTAAAATATCAAGCCCTTTCCGCCTCCTATAAAAAAATGAATGAGATCGTTGGCGATTATGATAAAAAGATGAATCAACTTCCTACAAGTACAATTGATCTCGCAAGATTGCAGAGAGAGCAATCTGCAAATGAAAAACTTTATCTTCAGGTAGAGGAACGTTATCAAGAAGCAATTATTAACGAACAGTCAGTTCCCGGAAATGCATTAATTATTGATGCTGGATTGGTCCCTCTTTCTCCTGCAAAACCAAACCGGTTGTTAATTGTTTTAATTGGATTGATCCTGGGAATTGGAATGGGAGTTGGTTTTGCTTTTGTTAAAAACTATTTGGATAATACAGTAAAAACACCTGAAGATATTTCGAACAGAAATATTAATGTTCTTGCATGGGTACCTCAGATCGAGGGTGTGGAATCGGGGAATAAGGATTTTGAATTTATTGTTGCCAAAAAACCAGATGCGAGCGCAAGTGAAGCTTACCGTGCTCTAAGGACTAGAATTAAATTCTCTAAACTTGATAAAGAAGCTCTCAAAACTATATTGGTTACCTCTGCCACATCACAAGAAGGTAAAACAACAACCTCAATAAATCTTGCAGGAAGTTTTGCCCAGGCAAATTTTAAAACAATTATTATTGATGCAGATTTAAGAAAACCAAGAATTCATACTGTATTTAATCAAAAGAGATTCCCAGGATTCTCTGATTACTTCTTCGGTCAAGCCTCGTTTAGCGAGATTCTCAGAAAGTCCGAAATTAATAATCTCGATTTCATAACCGCAGGAACTATTCCACCAAATCCTTCTGAAATTTTGGGCTCAACACAGATGGAATCTTTTCTTGAGAAATTAAAAAATGAATATGATTATGTGATTATTGATTCTCCGCCCGTAATTGCAGTAACCGATTCGGAAATAATGTCGAGTATGGTTGATGGTACTTTACTTGTTGTATCTGCTAATAATACGGAGATCGAACTGATGGAAAAGGCGGTCCAATTATTGAGTCATGACCGTTCTTCATTTATCGGTGTGGTGTTGAATAATTTTACATACAGAAGCGGCTACGGATCTTACTATAAATATTATTATTATTATTCAAGACCAACTACAAGTTCAAAGAAAACCCGAATAAAAGCATAA
- a CDS encoding glycerol-3-phosphate acyltransferase, with protein sequence MNYILSFLIGYIIGSLPTAYLIMKRFLNIDIRTTGSGNVGALNSFEVSKSKMIGLTVFIIDLLKGLTAVLLTKLLIGDEFIFVMISLNAAVLAHCFSPWINFKGGRGIATAGGGALFISIPMLLLWALIWLISFGYPRNIHIANVIASILTALISFTSAFLLNQFSFPHAVNNLQFSIYVSLLMLIILTKYYVPMKELILKVNNKN encoded by the coding sequence ATGAATTACATATTAAGTTTTCTGATAGGTTATATTATTGGTTCTCTTCCAACGGCGTATTTAATTATGAAACGGTTTTTAAATATCGATATAAGAACAACCGGCTCAGGAAATGTGGGAGCTTTGAATTCATTCGAAGTTTCTAAATCAAAAATGATTGGATTGACAGTATTTATAATTGATTTACTTAAGGGGTTAACGGCTGTACTTCTTACAAAATTATTAATCGGAGATGAATTTATTTTTGTGATGATCTCATTGAATGCGGCAGTTCTGGCCCATTGTTTTTCGCCTTGGATAAATTTCAAAGGCGGAAGAGGAATAGCAACAGCCGGCGGAGGCGCGTTATTTATTTCTATCCCGATGCTTCTCCTCTGGGCATTGATCTGGTTAATCTCATTCGGGTATCCTAGGAATATTCACATCGCTAATGTCATCGCATCAATTTTGACTGCCTTAATCTCCTTTACTTCAGCATTTCTGTTAAATCAGTTTTCATTTCCTCATGCTGTAAATAATTTACAATTTAGCATTTATGTCAGCTTGTTGATGCTGATTATTTTAACCAAATATTATGTTCCAATGAAGGAATTGATTCTTAAAGTAAATAATAAAAATTAA
- a CDS encoding trypsin-like peptidase domain-containing protein → MNRVKTIILSSAITLIVATVIFSMVIKNDSNNSSAALSSLLNPTLQRQAIAGDILNERQNIITKTVAQVSPAVVGISVTEIRQIRELYNLDPFWRQFFGDRVYNQQIKSLGSGAIISPDGYIITNDHVAGNAVEAIVTLTDGSQYNAKVIGTDHTSDICLLKIEAKNLPYIKFGNSDDIMIGEWVIAFGNPFGLFDINDKPTVTVGVVSANGMNLGSADNRYYVNMLQTDAAINSGNSGGPLVNSLGELIGMNTLIYTAQGSSGNVGVSFAIPINKISRVTKELKEKGKVERDFWTGLKILTINDQLSKTYKLSSSRGVIITEVQRNSPAQKAGLQPGDIVIGVNSFRVNDDITLGGIIQEFRTGDTIDVKILRDNKQLTIKMKLEKMK, encoded by the coding sequence ATGAATAGAGTAAAAACAATAATTTTATCTTCTGCAATAACGTTAATAGTTGCCACCGTTATTTTTTCGATGGTAATAAAAAATGATTCAAATAATTCATCGGCTGCATTAAGTTCATTATTAAATCCGACTCTTCAAAGACAAGCTATTGCCGGCGATATTCTTAATGAACGCCAGAATATAATTACTAAAACTGTTGCGCAAGTAAGCCCGGCAGTTGTTGGAATTAGTGTTACCGAAATCAGGCAAATTAGAGAATTATACAACTTGGATCCGTTTTGGCGACAATTCTTTGGCGATAGAGTATATAATCAACAAATTAAAAGTTTGGGTTCAGGGGCAATCATATCACCTGATGGATACATTATAACAAATGATCATGTTGCCGGAAATGCTGTAGAAGCAATTGTTACATTAACAGACGGCAGTCAGTACAATGCAAAAGTGATTGGGACTGATCACACATCAGATATCTGTCTTCTTAAAATTGAGGCTAAGAATCTTCCGTATATCAAATTCGGCAACTCAGACGATATAATGATTGGTGAATGGGTTATTGCATTCGGAAATCCGTTCGGTTTATTCGACATTAACGACAAACCTACTGTTACGGTAGGTGTTGTGAGTGCTAACGGAATGAATCTCGGATCAGCAGATAACAGATATTATGTGAATATGCTGCAAACCGACGCCGCAATCAATAGCGGTAACAGCGGTGGACCGCTTGTTAATTCTCTTGGAGAACTTATTGGAATGAATACTTTAATTTACACAGCTCAAGGTTCTTCCGGAAATGTTGGAGTGAGTTTCGCAATCCCAATAAATAAAATAAGTCGCGTTACAAAAGAATTGAAAGAAAAAGGGAAAGTGGAAAGAGATTTTTGGACCGGATTAAAAATACTAACAATCAATGATCAACTCTCAAAAACTTATAAGCTAAGTTCTTCCCGCGGGGTAATAATAACAGAAGTTCAGCGCAATTCGCCGGCACAAAAAGCCGGTTTACAGCCTGGAGATATTGTTATTGGTGTAAATTCATTTAGAGTTAATGATGATATTACTCTCGGAGGTATAATTCAGGAATTTAGAACGGGAGACACGATAGATGTTAAAATTTTGCGTGATAACAAACAGTTAACAATTAAAATGAAACTGGAGAAGATGAAATGA
- a CDS encoding SLBB domain-containing protein, whose translation MKINIRIFIIFILGYISLAAQVKDYELGADVLGSRINPQGGYYNYSDPEAVNVKVSVWGWVKFTGKYTVPSYSTVADLLSYAGGPTDAADLEDLRIYRINDDSTQSMIKFTYNDLLYETKLDSKFRKVPKLEAGDILVVPGEPRLYFRDHFSIWMSVFSVLISLSILVLNIVRK comes from the coding sequence ATGAAAATTAACATCCGAATTTTTATCATATTCATTTTAGGATATATTTCATTAGCTGCTCAAGTTAAGGATTATGAACTGGGTGCTGACGTATTGGGGAGCAGAATTAATCCCCAAGGAGGATATTATAATTATTCCGATCCGGAAGCAGTAAACGTGAAAGTATCGGTTTGGGGATGGGTTAAATTTACCGGGAAATATACTGTACCTAGTTATTCAACTGTGGCGGATCTTTTATCCTACGCAGGCGGTCCTACTGATGCTGCCGATCTTGAGGATCTGAGAATCTACCGTATTAACGATGATTCAACACAATCAATGATAAAATTTACATATAACGATCTTCTTTATGAAACAAAATTGGATTCAAAATTTAGAAAAGTTCCAAAATTAGAAGCCGGTGATATTTTGGTTGTGCCGGGCGAGCCGAGACTTTATTTTCGAGATCACTTTAGCATTTGGATGTCAGTTTTCAGTGTTCTGATTTCTTTATCAATCCTAGTCCTTAATATTGTTAGAAAATAA
- the groES gene encoding co-chaperone GroES: MADFKIKPLGDRVIVKPKEAEETTKGGIILPDTAKEKPVEGSIVAVGAGKVTEEGKLVAMSLKVGDVVLYGKYSGTEIKIDGDEYLIMRESDIYGIVK, translated from the coding sequence ATGGCAGATTTCAAAATCAAACCATTAGGTGACAGAGTAATAGTAAAACCAAAAGAAGCTGAAGAAACCACAAAAGGCGGTATCATTCTTCCGGATACAGCAAAAGAAAAACCAGTTGAAGGTTCTATTGTTGCTGTTGGTGCCGGTAAAGTTACAGAAGAAGGCAAATTGGTTGCAATGAGCCTTAAAGTAGGCGATGTAGTTCTTTATGGAAAATATTCCGGAACAGAAATTAAAATTGACGGCGATGAATATTTAATTATGCGCGAAAGCGATATTTACGGAATCGTTAAATAA
- a CDS encoding permease-like cell division protein FtsX, translating into MILFYLKETLRIFRKSSFATIVTITITTIAVSLTTVSFFLVFSTNTLSNQVKRSIEVNVYLEDSLNSSDIENIRSSITQIHEVQSVLFISKNDAVKKFLAETGEDFRKVIDQNPLPNSLVVKFQPESLDEMNIEKFTDQFKKLKGVSDVVYDYKTVLRILNFLKSFKYIIYILSVILILLSIYLVYSNNKIQMYGNRNLYVTMKLVGALEKTMKIPLIINGLFIGLISSLFTLFLFHGILILLTKIYYNIKFIMYLDFLDILIPVIGVSLGFIGSFISSSKLSNLLQDK; encoded by the coding sequence ATGATACTATTTTATCTAAAAGAAACTTTAAGAATATTCCGGAAATCATCCTTCGCCACAATTGTTACAATTACTATTACAACGATTGCGGTTTCATTAACGACGGTATCTTTTTTCCTTGTATTCAGTACGAATACGCTTAGCAACCAAGTCAAGCGGTCAATTGAAGTCAATGTTTATTTGGAAGATTCGCTTAACTCATCGGATATTGAAAACATTCGATCAAGTATAACACAAATCCATGAAGTTCAATCGGTGCTGTTTATCAGTAAGAATGATGCAGTAAAAAAATTTTTGGCGGAAACAGGAGAAGATTTTAGAAAAGTAATTGATCAGAACCCTTTGCCGAACTCTTTAGTTGTAAAGTTTCAACCAGAGTCTCTAGATGAAATGAACATTGAAAAGTTCACAGACCAATTTAAGAAATTAAAGGGTGTGTCCGATGTGGTTTATGATTATAAAACTGTTCTGCGGATTCTTAATTTTCTTAAATCTTTCAAGTACATTATTTATATATTATCTGTGATTTTAATACTTTTATCAATTTATCTTGTTTATAGTAACAATAAAATTCAGATGTACGGGAACCGGAATCTCTATGTAACTATGAAGTTGGTTGGTGCCTTAGAAAAAACCATGAAAATACCGTTGATAATTAACGGTCTGTTCATCGGACTAATCTCATCATTATTCACTTTATTTCTTTTTCATGGTATATTGATTTTATTGACTAAAATCTATTATAACATTAAATTTATAATGTATTTGGACTTCCTTGATATTCTGATTCCTGTGATCGGAGTCTCATTAGGATTTATTGGAAGTTTTATATCTTCGTCCAAACTTTCTAATTTACTTCAGGACAAATAA